Below is a window of Picosynechococcus sp. PCC 7002 DNA.
CAAGACGATCACAGCCCCCAGTGATGGCGAATTTGAAGATACCAAGACCACCGAAGCCAAACGCCAGGAAATTCGCCAGGGCGCTATCCCCAGCCTGAAGCGAGATCCAGAACTGACGCCAACCATCAAGCAAGATCTCAAAACCCTCCTCGATGACATTAGCCGGATCCGTACCATTTCCGGTGAATTTCCATTTCTCGATCCCCAAATTTTATCGGTTCCGAGCCAAACAATGCTCCGCCAAGCCAGCGATGCCCAATGGGAAACGGTGTTGGCGATCGCCGATCAACTCGAAATATCTCCCCTGCCCCCCCTCGACACCTTGCTGCCCACGGATGCAAATTTGGCGACCCCGACCCGGGAACTCTACGGCTATGCAGGGGTAGCTGGCCCTACGGCAGTGCAAAGGGTAATCACGACGATCATGGTTGCCCGGGAAGGTTATCAACAGGCGATCGCCGAAGCCCAAACTACCTTTAACACCGACCTGTTTCAAACCCACCAAACGTTTTTACTCCGTCTGTCTGATGCCGAATGGGAGCAAGTTCGTACTGATATTCTCCAGGCCGGCGATCGCATTTTGACCCAGGGAATTCCTCCCGGCATTTCCCAAAGCCTCCTCCAGGAAACTGTCCAAGTACAACTCGAAAACGATAGTTCCGGGCGCGCCTTTGCCATCGACGCTTTAACCCAAATTCTCCGCCCCAACCTGATCGAAGACCGCGAAGAAACCAAACGCCGTTCCGAACAGGCTGCCCTCGCCGTAGAACCCGTCGTTGTAAGCATTGATTCGGGCGAGGTCATTGTCACCAAGGGAGAGCAAATTAGCCAAGAAGATTTTGTGCTACTCGATGGCTTTGGCCTTAGCGATCGCCAAATTAACTGGTTGGGTCTCGGCGGTTATGCGCTTCTAGTTAGCGGTGGCGTTGTCATAACCATCATTGTCGTTACCAAAACCAAGAAAAACTTGCGGCGGCGTGATTGGGTGCTGCTGCTGCTCATTAGCCTGAGTACCCCCCTCTTGGGCCTGACGAAATTTCCCTACAACAACAACTTACCAGCCGTCGGATTACTCACCGGTAGCCTCTACCATCCCCACATTGCGATCACCCAAGTGGCCCTCTTATCCGGGATTACGGGCATTAGCAACGAAAACATTAAATGGGATCACCTCATTGCGGCCACCGTCGGCGGGCTCATTGCAGCCCAACAAAGCGGTAAACTGCGATCACGGGAAGAACAAGCCAGCCTTGGCTTCACCATTGGGGCCATGCAAGCTGTCGTTAGCCTCGCCTGGAATCTCATTGCCAGTGCCAGTGCCGAGACCCTCTGGTATGTCCTCTTGCCAGAAGCATTAATTTTCGGCTTCTCTGGCACCGTCTGGATTATTATTGCCCTCGGACTCTCCCCCTATTTGGAGCGCTTTTTTGAACTGCTGACCCCCATTCGCTTAGCTGAACTTTCCAACCCGAATCGTCCTCTGCTCGCAAAGCTTGCTAAAGAAACCCCTGGAACCTTCCAACACACACTATTTGTCGCCTCCCTCGCCGAAGCTGCTGGTCGCCAATTAGGCTGTGATGTGGAATTAATCCGCGCTGGAACCCTTTACCATGACATTGGCAAGACCCACGACCCCCAAGGTTTTATTGAAAATCAGCAGGGTGGCCCCAATAAACATGACAAGCTTAGTCCCTACGAAAGTGTCGAGATTATTCGCAAGCATGTGACGGAAGGAGAAAAAATGGCCAAAAAACATAAGCTCCCCAAGGCCATCCGCGACTTCATCCCAGAACACCAAGGGACGATGCAAATTTCGTATTTTTATCATCAGGCCCGTGCCCTTGCCGAAAAAGAAGGCCACCCCCCAGACAGTGTGGATGAACAGTTATTCCGTTATGCTGGCCCGATCCCCCAATCAAGGGAAACAGGGGTTGTAATGCTGGCAGATAGTTGTGAAGCAGCCCTACGTTCCTTGAAAGAAGCGACCCCAGACCAGGCGGCAATTATGGTCAATCGTATATTTCGGGCCCGTTGGCAAGATGGTCAATTAGCTGAATCTGGCATTGCAAAAAATGAGTTGCCGTCCATTGTGGATGTTTTTGTAAAAGTATGGGAGCAGTACAACCATAAGCGTATTGCTTATCCCCAGGCCGTATTGGAGTCTCGCCGTTAACCCCAGGACAGAAATTGTTAAGATCTGTAAATAAGTACTCTAGGCTGACCCATGGAATTGACATACCTCGACAGTAATAGCTGGCTCATTGAGATGGCCGGAAAACGTATTTTGCTAGATCCTTGGCTAGTGGGTTCGTTGATGTTTGGGAATACGCCTTGGTTATTTAAAGGCGATCGCCCCCAGGATCGTCCCATTCCCGAAAATATAGATTTAATACTCCTATCCCAAGGGCTACCAGACCATGCCCACGTACCTACCCTAGAGCAGTTGGATCATGCATTACCCGTTGTCGCTTCCCCTAATGCAGCCAAGGTCGTGGAGTCTCTGGGTTATCAAACCATCCACACCCTAGAGCATCACCAGAAATACACCATTGATAATTTAGAAATTCTGGCTCTGAAAGGGTCTCCGGTGGGGCCAACCACTTTGGAAAATGGCTACCTGCTCAAGGATCTCAGCACTGGCCAAACGCTCTATTACGAACCCCACGGCTATCATTCCCCGGAGTTGAAGCAGTACGCTCCGATTGACGTTGTGGTGACGCCATTGATTAATCTCACCCTGCCCCTCCTCGGCCCCGTGATCAAAGGTCAAGCCAGTGCCCTACAGGTTTGTGAATGGCTAAAACCCCAGGTCATTTTGCCCACTGCCGCTGGTGGAGATGTCAACTTTGAAGGGCTGGTGATGAAATTCCTCAAACCCCAAGGTACGGTCGCTGACTTTAAGCAGATGCTCCACGAAAAACAACCCGACACCCTGGTTTTGGAACCGACGCCAGGGAGTCCTTGTACGGTTTTGGCTTAAAAAATAACCCCATCCAAAGTCCTGCCCGAATCCTGAATGAGCTATACTAAAAAGCTGCTCACATATCCGTAGCGATCGCCTAGTTTTGACTATGAAAAATCCTTCCCTGCGCCAAGAACCTCGATACGCGCCTGCTTCCGTGATTGCCCTCGAGCAAAAGACATCATTACTAGAATGGCTAGAAGAAAACGGTCGCATTATTTACCGCGAGAAAAAAGACGACTTGATCGATGAGATGGCAGACGATCAAGATTTATCTGAGCTGATGGATGAAGACGGCTTTGAAGATGATGATGACGATGATGATACTGATCTCGATTAAACAGAATACCCAAAAATGAATCTCTAAATTATCTCGTTGACCCCCAATACCGTAAAGATATTAGGGGGTAATTTTTTTATATTCAATTATCGTTTTTACTTAAGATCGGGATCAAAGTTTGTCGATATGCTCTCCACTGCTGTTTTGAATCAGGTGTTGAACTTTTTCCTTTTTCTAACAAAATAACGCCTTCTTTAAAATCAACAATGCCATATTCATTTTGATCAACAATTTGATCAATTACCCCAACATAATCTTTCAATCGTTGCCAATCCTCATCAAAAGCGACTTGATAACGCACTAGACGCCATAGATCTGCCACAATAAAATCAACTTTTTCGATGTTTTGTTGATCGTTTTCAATTTCGATGCCGGGTAAACGAATAATTTCTCGACGACTAGATAAATGAGGAATGATGTAGGTTGTTGCGGAGACGCTTGCATCCTGAGGAATACGGCCAATCATGCCCTGAATATCAACACTGCGAGACCATTGCTCAATCGGGGACACATAAACCCAAGGTTGCAAAGAATCCGGAATCATAAAGTAAAGTGTCCGGTTAGGATTAGCTGTGATGGTAAAAGCGATAGATAAGGTTAAACAAGTAATCCAGAATTTTTTAAAAAATGGGCTGATTTGTCGGGGATGACGGGGCTGGTTTTTCCGGAAAAAATTATTAAAGCCTTCCCCAGACCACCATAAAATTACCCCGTAACAAATACCTGGTACAACGGCAAGGGCATAGCGGATATTAATCGAGAGAACAGACATCCCTTTTCCTAACAGAAGTTTGAGCAAGGGAAATCCGGCGAGCGCCCAAGCACTCGGAGCCACTGCCGGGACAAAAGCAAATGGCAAAAATTGTCCTGCGAGATATTTAATTGTCCGATCAAAAGGAGTAACCAGTTCCCTAAGAAGTAACAATGGATTGGAGAGCATTGCCAATAAAATATCAAGGGTGGAAG
It encodes the following:
- a CDS encoding DUF3134 domain-containing protein, which codes for MKNPSLRQEPRYAPASVIALEQKTSLLEWLEENGRIIYREKKDDLIDEMADDQDLSELMDEDGFEDDDDDDDTDLD
- a CDS encoding MBL fold metallo-hydrolase, with the protein product MELTYLDSNSWLIEMAGKRILLDPWLVGSLMFGNTPWLFKGDRPQDRPIPENIDLILLSQGLPDHAHVPTLEQLDHALPVVASPNAAKVVESLGYQTIHTLEHHQKYTIDNLEILALKGSPVGPTTLENGYLLKDLSTGQTLYYEPHGYHSPELKQYAPIDVVVTPLINLTLPLLGPVIKGQASALQVCEWLKPQVILPTAAGGDVNFEGLVMKFLKPQGTVADFKQMLHEKQPDTLVLEPTPGSPCTVLA
- a CDS encoding DUF2079 domain-containing protein, whose protein sequence is MVNLEDIRPVKTPFKQEEWRPILIVSGIFFIICMALVLHRHFTFYSSYDQGIFNQVMWNGAHGRFFQSSLSSQLSTNVVHAGEVPDVSYHRLGQHFTPALLLWLPIYFFFPHAATLAVLLVTMLSAAGLVLYLLARHYLDPVPARWITYSYYGANAVIGPTLCNFHDNFQLPLFIFTLLLAMEKRWWWLFGIMCPLIVMIREDSGIVLFGVGAYMILSRRFPKIGAAVCLFSFGYILLLTNLIMPIFSEDISKRFMLERFGQYTDAAEASTLDILLAMLSNPLLLLRELVTPFDRTIKYLAGQFLPFAFVPAVAPSAWALAGFPLLKLLLGKGMSVLSINIRYALAVVPGICYGVILWWSGEGFNNFFRKNQPRHPRQISPFFKKFWITCLTLSIAFTITANPNRTLYFMIPDSLQPWVYVSPIEQWSRSVDIQGMIGRIPQDASVSATTYIIPHLSSRREIIRLPGIEIENDQQNIEKVDFIVADLWRLVRYQVAFDEDWQRLKDYVGVIDQIVDQNEYGIVDFKEGVILLEKGKSSTPDSKQQWRAYRQTLIPILSKNDN
- a CDS encoding HD family phosphohydrolase — translated: MNFWSNSKQHRGQGQSPTRRKSPSQLSASVLAVVAVTSLTSVIGDRFYNQPQLAVDTIAPKTITAPSDGEFEDTKTTEAKRQEIRQGAIPSLKRDPELTPTIKQDLKTLLDDISRIRTISGEFPFLDPQILSVPSQTMLRQASDAQWETVLAIADQLEISPLPPLDTLLPTDANLATPTRELYGYAGVAGPTAVQRVITTIMVAREGYQQAIAEAQTTFNTDLFQTHQTFLLRLSDAEWEQVRTDILQAGDRILTQGIPPGISQSLLQETVQVQLENDSSGRAFAIDALTQILRPNLIEDREETKRRSEQAALAVEPVVVSIDSGEVIVTKGEQISQEDFVLLDGFGLSDRQINWLGLGGYALLVSGGVVITIIVVTKTKKNLRRRDWVLLLLISLSTPLLGLTKFPYNNNLPAVGLLTGSLYHPHIAITQVALLSGITGISNENIKWDHLIAATVGGLIAAQQSGKLRSREEQASLGFTIGAMQAVVSLAWNLIASASAETLWYVLLPEALIFGFSGTVWIIIALGLSPYLERFFELLTPIRLAELSNPNRPLLAKLAKETPGTFQHTLFVASLAEAAGRQLGCDVELIRAGTLYHDIGKTHDPQGFIENQQGGPNKHDKLSPYESVEIIRKHVTEGEKMAKKHKLPKAIRDFIPEHQGTMQISYFYHQARALAEKEGHPPDSVDEQLFRYAGPIPQSRETGVVMLADSCEAALRSLKEATPDQAAIMVNRIFRARWQDGQLAESGIAKNELPSIVDVFVKVWEQYNHKRIAYPQAVLESRR